The region CGGGGTCGATTCCGTCTTCTCGTGGGTATAGCGGATGCCGCCCTGCAGCTTGAGCGCATCGGTCAGCTGCCAGTAGGCCTGCGCGAAGCCCGAGAGCGAATAGTTATCCTGGTCCTGCAGGTTGGTCTGGAGCAGCCCGGGCGCTGCAAACTGCAGGCGGTAGGCCTGGATGTGGTCGTAGTGGTTCTTGAGGTAGAAGCCGCCCGCGAGCACGTTGAAGCTGTCGGAAAGCGTCAGGTTGGTGCGCAGTTCCTGACTGAACTGCCAGCCCTCGGTGCGCCGGTAGGTGTCGTTCTTGAACAGCGGCGAGCCGTCCTGATCAGTATACTCGCGCAGCTTGAAGTGCTTGTATCCGGTGATCGAGGTGAGGTCGCCGAGGAAGGTATCGTAGGCGTTCATAGTGAAGATGCCCGAGAATGTGTCCATGTTGGACTCGTCGGGGACCGAGTTGTTGGCGCTGTAATACTTGTCGGGCGCGACGCACTGGCCACCGCCTGCACAGGGACTGACGTACATCCCCTCAGTGCCGGGCTCGGTATAGAGGACCTCGCCCTCGATGCCGCCATTGATGATTATCGGCGATCCATTGCGCGAACGCACGTATTCACCCTGGAGCGTCGCATCGAAGCTGCTGCCCGGTGTGAACTTGAGGTAGGCGCGTACCGCGTTGAGGTTCTTCGAGCCCATGTCCGAACCGTCGACCACGTTGGTCACCCAGCCGTCGCGCTCGGTATGGATGCCCGCGACCTTGAACGAGAGCGTGTCCTCGACGAGCGGGATCTCGACTGCGCCCGAGACATCGAACCTGTTCCAGTTGCCGTAAGCCGCCTTGATGTGCCCACCGAACTCGCCGGTCGGCTGGGCGGTCACGACGTTGATCACGCCGCCGGTCGTATTGGCGCCGAAGAGCGTACCTTGCGGTCCGCGCAGGACCTCGATGCGATCGACGTCGTAGAGATCGAGCAGTGCGCCCATCGAAAAGAACTGCGGGACACCGTCGACGACGATCGAGACCGTGTTGCCGGCATAGGGATCGGGCTCGATGACGCCGATGCCGCGGATCGTGAAGACCGCGCTCTGGGGCGTATTTGCGAAGTTGTCGATCTGGACGTTGGGGATCGAGCCCTGCAGTGCCTGAAGCGAGGTCCCTTGCGTCGCAGCGAGCGCATCACCGGTGACCGCGGTTACCGAAATCGGGACGTTCTGCATGTTTTCGGCGCGCTTCTGTGCGGTAACGACGATCTCCTGAATACCCGTCTGGGGCTCGGAAACTGCCGTTTCCTGCGCTTCCTGCTGGGCGTGGGCCGCAATCGGCATCACCAGCCCTGCCGCCAGTGCGCTGCATATCGCCAAGCGCGACACCTTCACTCCAAGTCGCTTCATTGCATTCCTCCCTCATGTTTCTGTTCGATCGTTTTCGTCGCCTGCGCGACCGATGCAGTCGACCAGCACCGCTCCGCGCCCGACTTCATGTCGAAGCAGCGGCCGGCACCGTCGAAACCCGCCCCTTGTTCCGGCGCGTGGCTTCTCAGTTGCTTTCGTTGATCCAGTCGTTGAGCACCTCGTGGAAGAAGCGGATGCGCGTCTCCTGATCGGAGAGGTAGGCATCGCGGTAGCCACGCGAATGCATGCCGGCCTGCATGTTCTCGGCCAGTTCCATGTCCTGATAGACGATCTGTCCTGCCAGCTCGGGAATGCCGCGCCCGCGATCGAAGTCGCGGTGCTCGCACTCCATCACCTCGCGCAGCGGCTTGCGGCCCGCCATGACCGATTCCACCTCGTCCTGCCCCTCGACCGGAAAGGCCATGCACCACAGGTCGAAATAGCACTTCTCCGGGTCCTCGGGGTGCGGTTCGCTGCGGAAGAAGACGAGGTTGTCGGGCAGGAACGAGATGGTGACATTGGGAAAGATCACCGTGTGCGGACTGTCGGTAATCTCCTCGTCGTCCATCTTCTCGTAGTGGACGTAACCCTTTTCTTGCCAAAGCTTCTGCTTCGCCGCCTTGAGGTCCTTCCAGCCTTGCAGCGCGAAGTCCTCATAGGTTTCGTACTGCGCGGGATCGATGCCCCACTTGCGCAGTTCGCCCTCGAACATCGCGTTGCCACCTCCTTCCGGGCGATCCGAAAGCGAGGGGCGCATCGGCTGAACGGTGCGGCCATGCCCCTTGGGCCACATCTCGTGGCGCGCGGAATCGACGTCCTGATCGATCCATGGCGGCACCTGCGGGTGCGCGGTGCGGGTGTGGTAGCTTTCCGAGAAGTTGTCGGTGACGAACTTCCAGTTGGCGTTGAGCGCGATGCGGTACCAGGCGACGCGCACTGCGGTATCCATCGGGTAATTGCGGTAGAGCGCGGGCATCGGCTCGAGATATTCGGCAAGGCTCGGCCCGTCCGGGTCCATCGTGTACCACACGAAACCGCCCCAGGTGTCGCAGCGCAGCTCGTTGAGGCCGACCTTGCCGCAAGGGTTGCCGCGGCTGAAATCGACATCGGCATCCTGCGCCGCGATGAGCTTGCCGTCGAGCCCGTAGCGCCAGCCATGATAGGGACAGCTGAAGGCGTCGACCGAACTGGCATCGTCGACCATGCGCATGCCACGGTGGGCGCAGGAATTGTAGAAGGCGCGGACAGAGCCGTCCTCCTGCCTGACCGCGATCACCGACTCCTTCATGAAGTTGTGGACCACGAAATCACCTGCTTCGGGGACATCCGCGGTGCGCCCGGCGATATGCCAGATGCGCGTCCACATGTGGTCCCATTCCTTCTGGGCGAATTCCTTCGAGAAGTAGCGATCCCCGGTAATCGCATCGCCGCGCAGATTGGACGGATCGCGCCCGTCCATCGGCGGCGGCACGCTGAGCGCCTTGGTCATGTCCTGTCTCCCGTAACCCTTGAGCCTGCGAGGCAGGCCGGGGCGATCTTTCGGGTCAGAAGCGCGTAGCGCGGGGTGATCGGCTGCCGCGCATGCGGGCCGCTCGTTCGATCCACTCCCTCGCCGGTCTTCTGCCGTTGACAGCGACAATATCGTGATTGGTCGATCGACCAACCTATCTAATCTGAGAGGTCGGTCCGATCAGGGCGCGCAGACCCGCTGAGAAGAACCTGAGAGCAGATTCCGTCATGCGATCGAGATGATCGGAGGAATGGTGACTGGCAGTCAGATCGTCGAGGAAGCCCGGGTCCTGCACCATGAAGACCAGCGCCGCTTCGATGAAATAGACACCTGCGAGCAGGGTCGACTGGTCGGCATCGGGACGCAGCAGCCGCAAGTGCGTGGTGAAGACCTCCGAGATCGTGCTCAAGCGCATGAGCGAGGGCTTCACTTCGGGGATACGGTAGGAGCTCATCAGGTGCGAGGTCATGGTCACGAAGTTGTGAAGCTCGTGATCCTTGTCGGCGGTGATCGCAAGGAACGGTACGACGAAGGCGCGCACGCAGTCCTCCACCCCGGTCAGGCGCCCGGCAGAGCGCGCCTCGTCGAAACTGCCGCGCACGAAGCGCAGGAGATCGTCGAGCTTGCGGTCGATGGCCGTGGCAAGCACCTGGTCCTTGGCGCCGCAATGGTAGTGGACCAGGCTCATGCGCACCCCGGCGAGCTCGGCCAGATCGCGCATTGAAGTGCCGTCGTAACCGCGTTGCGAGAACAGCACCTCGGCAGCGTCGAGGATGCGCGCACGCGTCGCCTCGCCGCGCGCGACGTTGCGGTTCGGCGTTTCCTCCGGGCCGCTCATCTGCAAAAGGTATTGATGTGTTGCATCTCGCGCACAAGCCATAGGCACCGACCGGGACACAGGCAATGGTCCGCCAGCGGGCTTGCCGCCTGGCGGACCGGCCCCTGTCGCCGGGATCAGTCTCCGCCGGGATCAGTCGTAAGCGGCTGCCCACATTGATGCCGCAATGGCATCGCGGGTCGTCGCCTCGCTTCCGGCGCCGGCCAGCCCTTCCTCCTGAGCGCACCGCGCGACCGCGACCGCCACCTCGAGCGCGACGTGGCGCAGGTCGGTAACCGGCGGCAGCAGGCCTCCGGTCGCTCCGCCCAGTTCGCTCAGCCGACGGGCTGCGGCCATGAACATGCCATCGCTCACCCCCCTCGCCCGCGCTGCCAGCGCGCCGAGACCGACGCCGGGGAAGATGTAGACGTTGTTGACCTGCGTGATGCCAGGCGTGGCGAAGGGGCTGCCCGTACCGACGACCGCGCGACCGTCGGTCCAGTCGAGCAGGTCCTCAGGATGGGCCTCGGCCCGCGACACGGGGTTGGAGAGCGGGAATATCACCGGTCTCTCGACGCCATCGGCCATCAGGCGGACGCAGCGCTCGTCAAAGGCGTTCTTCTGCCCCGAAGTCCCGATGAGCACGGTCGGTCTCACGTTCGCGATGACGTCGTGAAGAGAGACGAGATTGCGCCCGTCGACGTCCCAGTCCGCGATCTCGGCGGGGTCGCGCGCCAGCTTGCGCTGCTGGGGTGGCAGACGGGGGAAGTCCGAGAGCACCAGACCGTCGCGATCGACCGCCCAGATACGCGTGCGCGCAGCAGTCTCGTCGAGACCTTGCGCCATCATTGCCTGGACCAGCATCTCGGCGACACCGCTGCCTGCGGCACCCGCGCCGAACAGGACGATGCGCTGGTCGGCAAGAGCCTTGCCCGTCCGCCGCACTGCTGCCAGCAAGGTCCCCACCGTGGTCGCGGCGGTCCCCTGGATGTCGTCGTTGAAGCTCAGCAGACGGTCGCGATAGCGCCCGAGCAGATCGTAGGCATTCTTGCCCGCGAAATCCTCCCACTGCAGCAGCACGCCCGGGAAGCGCGCGTCCACCGCCTCGACGAAGCGTTCGACGAAGGCGTCGTACTCGGCGCCGCGAACGCGCGGGGCACGCCAGCCGACGTAGAGCGGGTCTTCGCGCAGGGCGTGATTGTCGGTGCCGAGGTCGAGCAGGATCGGCAGGACTTCGGAAGGATGGATACCCGCGCAGGCGGTGTAGAGCGCAAGCTTGCCGATGGGGATGCCCATGCCGCCTGCGCCCTGGTCGCCCAGACCCAGAATGCGTTCGCCATCGCTGACGACGATCACCTTGACTTTGTCGTAGGCCGGATCGGCGAGAATCTCGTCTATACGCTCGCGGTTGGGATAGCTCAGGAACAGCCCGCGGGTGCGCCGCCAGATTTCGCTGAAGCGCTCGCAGCCATCACCCACCGTGGGGGTATAGACCAGCGGCAGCATGCGCGGCAGGTCGCTTTGAACCAGGGCGTGGAACAGCACCTCGTTCGAATCCTGAAGTTCGCGCAGGAAGGCATAGCGCTGGAAGTCGTTCTCCTTTTCCTCCAGCGCCCGTCGCCGGCGTACGATCTGGCTCTCGAGCGTGCCCACGTGCGGAGGGAGCAGACCATGCAGGCCGAACAGATCACGCTCCTCCTCGGTAAAGGCAGTCCCCTTGTTGGTCAGCGGATCGGAGAGCAGCGCACGGGCGCGGGCGTGGAGGTTGGGCGACATGTATATGGTCCTTGGGAATCAGAAGCGCATGCTTAGCCATGTCGCAAGGAAATCGGAATCCCCGTATCCGGCTTGCCTGAGCGCAGGCCCGGCGAAGACATGCTCGTAGCGCGCGGTGATCGAGACGCGCGGACTGATCGCCCATTGCACCTGCACCCGCGGCAGTTCCGCAGTCTTGATCGCGGTGGAATCGACCGTGCGCGCGAGCGGAGCCCCGTTGGCGCGATAGATCGCGTCGGACGTGTCCGCGCGCCATGCGAAGGCGTATTCTGCGAGCACGCGCACGTTGAAGACGGGCTCGAGCGAAACCACCGGCGCGACTTCGACAAGATTGGTCGCAGTGAGGAACAGGTGGTGGCTGAACGGGGTATTGGCACCGTGCGGAGAGATCGCGTTGCGCAGCGCGCCTGCACCGGCACCACTCTCGTTGCCGCCGCCGCCACTGGCATAGTCGAAGCTGAAGCCGACGCGCGGCGCGGCCTTGCCCGAGCCGACAGGCATCGTCTGGTCGAGGAATACCTGCCAGGCATCGATGTCGCGCCCGTCGTAGTCACCGAACTGGCGGTTGACCGTCCAGTCGATCGCCACATCGCCGAGCCGTCCCCACGCGTGGGCACCCAGATAATAGCGCTCCTCGCGTCCCTCGCTGCCGACCCAGCGTGCATCGCGCCGACGCAGGCGCCAGAAGAACGGATCGACGTAGAGACCCGAAGCGCCGGTCAGCGTCTCGGGGACGACCGTACCCAGCGTCACGCCCGAGAAGCGACGAGCCGTGTTGGGG is a window of Novosphingobium aureum DNA encoding:
- a CDS encoding TetR/AcrR family transcriptional regulator — encoded protein: MSGPEETPNRNVARGEATRARILDAAEVLFSQRGYDGTSMRDLAELAGVRMSLVHYHCGAKDQVLATAIDRKLDDLLRFVRGSFDEARSAGRLTGVEDCVRAFVVPFLAITADKDHELHNFVTMTSHLMSSYRIPEVKPSLMRLSTISEVFTTHLRLLRPDADQSTLLAGVYFIEAALVFMVQDPGFLDDLTASHHSSDHLDRMTESALRFFSAGLRALIGPTSQIR
- a CDS encoding NAD-dependent malic enzyme: MSPNLHARARALLSDPLTNKGTAFTEEERDLFGLHGLLPPHVGTLESQIVRRRRALEEKENDFQRYAFLRELQDSNEVLFHALVQSDLPRMLPLVYTPTVGDGCERFSEIWRRTRGLFLSYPNRERIDEILADPAYDKVKVIVVSDGERILGLGDQGAGGMGIPIGKLALYTACAGIHPSEVLPILLDLGTDNHALREDPLYVGWRAPRVRGAEYDAFVERFVEAVDARFPGVLLQWEDFAGKNAYDLLGRYRDRLLSFNDDIQGTAATTVGTLLAAVRRTGKALADQRIVLFGAGAAGSGVAEMLVQAMMAQGLDETAARTRIWAVDRDGLVLSDFPRLPPQQRKLARDPAEIADWDVDGRNLVSLHDVIANVRPTVLIGTSGQKNAFDERCVRLMADGVERPVIFPLSNPVSRAEAHPEDLLDWTDGRAVVGTGSPFATPGITQVNNVYIFPGVGLGALAARARGVSDGMFMAAARRLSELGGATGGLLPPVTDLRHVALEVAVAVARCAQEEGLAGAGSEATTRDAIAASMWAAAYD
- a CDS encoding aromatic ring-hydroxylating oxygenase subunit alpha encodes the protein MTKALSVPPPMDGRDPSNLRGDAITGDRYFSKEFAQKEWDHMWTRIWHIAGRTADVPEAGDFVVHNFMKESVIAVRQEDGSVRAFYNSCAHRGMRMVDDASSVDAFSCPYHGWRYGLDGKLIAAQDADVDFSRGNPCGKVGLNELRCDTWGGFVWYTMDPDGPSLAEYLEPMPALYRNYPMDTAVRVAWYRIALNANWKFVTDNFSESYHTRTAHPQVPPWIDQDVDSARHEMWPKGHGRTVQPMRPSLSDRPEGGGNAMFEGELRKWGIDPAQYETYEDFALQGWKDLKAAKQKLWQEKGYVHYEKMDDEEITDSPHTVIFPNVTISFLPDNLVFFRSEPHPEDPEKCYFDLWCMAFPVEGQDEVESVMAGRKPLREVMECEHRDFDRGRGIPELAGQIVYQDMELAENMQAGMHSRGYRDAYLSDQETRIRFFHEVLNDWINESN
- a CDS encoding TonB-dependent receptor, with translation MKRLGVKVSRLAICSALAAGLVMPIAAHAQQEAQETAVSEPQTGIQEIVVTAQKRAENMQNVPISVTAVTGDALAATQGTSLQALQGSIPNVQIDNFANTPQSAVFTIRGIGVIEPDPYAGNTVSIVVDGVPQFFSMGALLDLYDVDRIEVLRGPQGTLFGANTTGGVINVVTAQPTGEFGGHIKAAYGNWNRFDVSGAVEIPLVEDTLSFKVAGIHTERDGWVTNVVDGSDMGSKNLNAVRAYLKFTPGSSFDATLQGEYVRSRNGSPIIINGGIEGEVLYTEPGTEGMYVSPCAGGGQCVAPDKYYSANNSVPDESNMDTFSGIFTMNAYDTFLGDLTSITGYKHFKLREYTDQDGSPLFKNDTYRRTEGWQFSQELRTNLTLSDSFNVLAGGFYLKNHYDHIQAYRLQFAAPGLLQTNLQDQDNYSLSGFAQAYWQLTDALKLQGGIRYTHEKTESTPSLITSIGDPAGSNYTGEGNFVLDSFTTGGSKSWDNVGWKLGADYQLAAGPLLYASWARGFKSGGFTARVGVPADGDTPFDPEEVDTFEVGFKADLLNRRLRTNFAMFYTNYRDMQVAQIYFDSATNTQGNRILNAGKSEIKGFEFEATAAPVDGMMLRGSVAYLDAKYKDFLYGDPVSGEIYDLEGYRLQNAPKWNATAGVNFVIPVGDGGELVSDASYSYTSAKYYTAILDTPRSRIQPTHLIDGSITYYPDGRAWSIGLWAKNLLDTRYMSTVYDSPGYGGIAGYGSPRQWGASASFNF
- a CDS encoding alginate export family protein gives rise to the protein MKIANRPLLAALLGCASLAPAGQAFAEEQAAPYPHKADGDGTVRGSYATTRWAEDWSGVQKRKDDRDPLDHLKYLPLDDNGDVYVTLSGELRLRTNYTSNPGLVKGEHQRQDIVRVVGAADVHLGDHVRLYGEFAHASSSGHNIGTPTTSQDNDLVVQQAFAEVTGIIGGLDMGLRYGRQEFFDGSRMLVSQRDNNAIPYTLNGIRGWVRGRGVRLDAFDLEPTAYGRGGAGDDRPNTARRFSGVTLGTVVPETLTGASGLYVDPFFWRLRRRDARWVGSEGREERYYLGAHAWGRLGDVAIDWTVNRQFGDYDGRDIDAWQVFLDQTMPVGSGKAAPRVGFSFDYASGGGGNESGAGAGALRNAISPHGANTPFSHHLFLTATNLVEVAPVVSLEPVFNVRVLAEYAFAWRADTSDAIYRANGAPLARTVDSTAIKTAELPRVQVQWAISPRVSITARYEHVFAGPALRQAGYGDSDFLATWLSMRF